One region of Scophthalmus maximus strain ysfricsl-2021 chromosome 13, ASM2237912v1, whole genome shotgun sequence genomic DNA includes:
- the LOC118318317 gene encoding nuclear autoantigenic sperm protein isoform X5 → MPEETSAASSSGSVEEKPCSSSSSSSAAPADSSVDVMEEAKKLIGTGNRHLVMGDVVSAVSVFQDACSMLAAKYGDTADECGEAFFLCGKSLLELARMENSVLGNALDGVPEESEEEEQPNSKIESANNLDDDDDDDDDDDDDDEEDGEKNGQDKEEDEVGNLQLAWEMLEVAKVIYKRKESKEEQLMAAQAYLKLGEVSAESGNYPQALEDFQECLALQLKHLPAHSRLLAETHYHVATTLCYMDQYSQAIQHYNSSIKVIEARLAMLQKAIDAAEGADGAAAEEKTEMEELKQLLPDIKEKVEDAKESQRTASAASQAIQQTLGGASTSSAFPCENGGPSSSTAFATASQIPVKSSGGASSSSSSSSSKAASDISHLVRKKRKPEEESPVKDTDAKQAKQEATVNGSGDSSASNGNGVQEGKSQEPANQSASVQSSA, encoded by the exons ATGCCGGAGGAAACGTCCGCCGCGTCCAGCTCCGGGAG TGTGGAGGAGAAGCCGtgctcttcctcatcatcttcatcagctgCACCTGCGGACAG ctCTGTCGACGTCATGGAGGAGGCAAAGAAACTGATTGGCACCGGGAACAGACATCTGGTGATGGGAGACGTTGTCTCAGCTGTCAGTGTTTTCCAGGACGCCTGCAGCATGCT GGCTGCAAAGTACGGCGATACTGCAGATGAGTGTGGCGAGGCCTTTTTCCTTTGTGGGAAGTCCCTACTGGAGCTTGCCAG GATGGAGAACAGCGTCCTCGGTAACGCCCTGGATGGAGTCCCAGAGGagtctgaggaagaggagcagcccAACTCTAAAATTGAGAGTGCCAACAACCTAGACG acgatgatgatgacgacgacgatgacgacgacgatgatgaggaagacggagagaaaaatgGACAAGATAAG gaagaggatgaagtCGGGAATTTGCAGTTGGCCTGGGAGATGCTGGAGGTGGCGAAAGTCATCTACAAAAG aaaagaaagcaaagaggaGCAACTGATGGCAGCCCAGGCGTATCTGAAACTCGGAGAAGTCAGTGCTGAATCAG GTAACTACCCCCAGGCACTAGAAGACTTCCAGGAGTGTCTCGCCCTGCAGCTGAAGCACTTGCCCGCCCACAGTCGCCTGCTGGCCGAGACCCACTACCACGTCGCCACCACGCTGTGCTACATGGACCAGTACAGCCAGGCCATCCAGCACTACAACAGCTCCATCAAAGTCATCGAGGCCCGTCTGG CCATGTTGCAGAAGGCGATCGAcgcagcagagggagcagatgGTGccgcagcagaggagaagacggagatggaggagctgaagcagcTTCTGCCCGACATcaaggagaaggtggaggacgCCAAGGAGAGCCAGAGAACGGCCAGCGCTGCCTCCCAGGCCATCCAGCAGACACTA GGCGGCGCCTCAACCTCATCAGCATTCCCATGTGAAAACGGAGGCCCTTCATCTTCAACAGCATTTGCAACAGCCAGTCAG ATTCCAGTTAAATCGTCTGGcggcgcctcctcctcctcctcatcttcatcttccaaAGCCGCCTCGGACATCTCCCACCTCGTCAGGAAAAAG AGgaaaccagaggaggagagcccAGTGAAGGACACTGACGCTAAACAGGCGAAACAGGAAGCCACAGTTAATGGCAGCGGTGACTCCAGTGCCAGCAACGGCAATGGAGTCCAGGAGGGAAAATCACAGGAG CCTGCCAACCAGTCGGCCTCTGTCCAGTCTTCAGCGTGA
- the LOC118318317 gene encoding nuclear autoantigenic sperm protein isoform X4 — MPEETSAASSSGSVEEKPCSSSSSSSAAPADSSVDVMEEAKKLIGTGNRHLVMGDVVSAVSVFQDACSMLAAKYGDTADECGEAFFLCGKSLLELARMENSVLGNALDGVPEESEEEEQPNSKIESANNLDEETRDELRRQVYDAMAEQEKTEQADTQVKSEDPKSAAEVTKENGVAKSPVKQVNGSGNATKKNLNGHEKISVQAAAAAVNGAAKTHVNDVGKGKGKDTAMEKIKIVKGQNGAAKREEESKPEAERDEEEPEGNDDDDDDDDDDDDEEDGEKNGQDKEEDEVGNLQLAWEMLEVAKVIYKRKESKEEQLMAAQAYLKLGEVSAESGNYPQALEDFQECLALQLKHLPAHSRLLAETHYHVATTLCYMDQYSQAIQHYNSSIKVIEARLAMLQKAIDAAEGADGAAAEEKTEMEELKQLLPDIKEKVEDAKESQRTASAASQAIQQTLGGASTSSAFPCENGGPSSSTAFATASQIPVKSSGGASSSSSSSSSKAASDISHLVRKKPANQSASVQSSA; from the exons ATGCCGGAGGAAACGTCCGCCGCGTCCAGCTCCGGGAG TGTGGAGGAGAAGCCGtgctcttcctcatcatcttcatcagctgCACCTGCGGACAG ctCTGTCGACGTCATGGAGGAGGCAAAGAAACTGATTGGCACCGGGAACAGACATCTGGTGATGGGAGACGTTGTCTCAGCTGTCAGTGTTTTCCAGGACGCCTGCAGCATGCT GGCTGCAAAGTACGGCGATACTGCAGATGAGTGTGGCGAGGCCTTTTTCCTTTGTGGGAAGTCCCTACTGGAGCTTGCCAG GATGGAGAACAGCGTCCTCGGTAACGCCCTGGATGGAGTCCCAGAGGagtctgaggaagaggagcagcccAACTCTAAAATTGAGAGTGCCAACAACCTAGACG AAGAAACTAGAGACGAGCTGCGAAGGCAGGTCTATGATGCGATGGCTGAGCAAGAGAAGACCGAGCAGGCGGACACCCAGGTGAAGTCTGAAGATCCAAAGAGCGCCGCCGAGGTGACTAAAGAAAATGGCGTGGCGAAGTCCCCGGTCAAACAAGTGAACGGATCTGGCaacgccacaaaaaaaaacctaaacggGCACGAGAAGATTTCGGTCcaggcggcagcggcggccgTGAATGGAGCCGCGAAGACACACGTGAACGATGtggggaaaggaaagggaaaggacACTGCGATGGAGAAGATAAAAATTGTCAAAGGGCAGAACGGAGCGGCGAAACGCGAGGAGGAATCCAAGCCAGAGGCCGAGCGAGATGAGGAGGAACCAGAAGGCA acgatgatgatgacgacgacgatgacgacgacgatgatgaggaagacggagagaaaaatgGACAAGATAAG gaagaggatgaagtCGGGAATTTGCAGTTGGCCTGGGAGATGCTGGAGGTGGCGAAAGTCATCTACAAAAG aaaagaaagcaaagaggaGCAACTGATGGCAGCCCAGGCGTATCTGAAACTCGGAGAAGTCAGTGCTGAATCAG GTAACTACCCCCAGGCACTAGAAGACTTCCAGGAGTGTCTCGCCCTGCAGCTGAAGCACTTGCCCGCCCACAGTCGCCTGCTGGCCGAGACCCACTACCACGTCGCCACCACGCTGTGCTACATGGACCAGTACAGCCAGGCCATCCAGCACTACAACAGCTCCATCAAAGTCATCGAGGCCCGTCTGG CCATGTTGCAGAAGGCGATCGAcgcagcagagggagcagatgGTGccgcagcagaggagaagacggagatggaggagctgaagcagcTTCTGCCCGACATcaaggagaaggtggaggacgCCAAGGAGAGCCAGAGAACGGCCAGCGCTGCCTCCCAGGCCATCCAGCAGACACTA GGCGGCGCCTCAACCTCATCAGCATTCCCATGTGAAAACGGAGGCCCTTCATCTTCAACAGCATTTGCAACAGCCAGTCAG ATTCCAGTTAAATCGTCTGGcggcgcctcctcctcctcctcatcttcatcttccaaAGCCGCCTCGGACATCTCCCACCTCGTCAGGAAAAAG CCTGCCAACCAGTCGGCCTCTGTCCAGTCTTCAGCGTGA
- the LOC118318317 gene encoding nuclear autoantigenic sperm protein isoform X3, with product MPEETSAASSSGSSVDVMEEAKKLIGTGNRHLVMGDVVSAVSVFQDACSMLAAKYGDTADECGEAFFLCGKSLLELARMENSVLGNALDGVPEESEEEEQPNSKIESANNLDEETRDELRRQVYDAMAEQEKTEQADTQVKSEDPKSAAEVTKENGVAKSPVKQVNGSGNATKKNLNGHEKISVQAAAAAVNGAAKTHVNDVGKGKGKDTAMEKIKIVKGQNGAAKREEESKPEAERDEEEPEGNDDDDDDDDDDDDEEDGEKNGQDKEEDEVGNLQLAWEMLEVAKVIYKRKESKEEQLMAAQAYLKLGEVSAESGNYPQALEDFQECLALQLKHLPAHSRLLAETHYHVATTLCYMDQYSQAIQHYNSSIKVIEARLAMLQKAIDAAEGADGAAAEEKTEMEELKQLLPDIKEKVEDAKESQRTASAASQAIQQTLGGASTSSAFPCENGGPSSSTAFATASQIPVKSSGGASSSSSSSSSKAASDISHLVRKKRKPEEESPVKDTDAKQAKQEATVNGSGDSSASNGNGVQEGKSQEPANQSASVQSSA from the exons ATGCCGGAGGAAACGTCCGCCGCGTCCAGCTCCGGGAG ctCTGTCGACGTCATGGAGGAGGCAAAGAAACTGATTGGCACCGGGAACAGACATCTGGTGATGGGAGACGTTGTCTCAGCTGTCAGTGTTTTCCAGGACGCCTGCAGCATGCT GGCTGCAAAGTACGGCGATACTGCAGATGAGTGTGGCGAGGCCTTTTTCCTTTGTGGGAAGTCCCTACTGGAGCTTGCCAG GATGGAGAACAGCGTCCTCGGTAACGCCCTGGATGGAGTCCCAGAGGagtctgaggaagaggagcagcccAACTCTAAAATTGAGAGTGCCAACAACCTAGACG AAGAAACTAGAGACGAGCTGCGAAGGCAGGTCTATGATGCGATGGCTGAGCAAGAGAAGACCGAGCAGGCGGACACCCAGGTGAAGTCTGAAGATCCAAAGAGCGCCGCCGAGGTGACTAAAGAAAATGGCGTGGCGAAGTCCCCGGTCAAACAAGTGAACGGATCTGGCaacgccacaaaaaaaaacctaaacggGCACGAGAAGATTTCGGTCcaggcggcagcggcggccgTGAATGGAGCCGCGAAGACACACGTGAACGATGtggggaaaggaaagggaaaggacACTGCGATGGAGAAGATAAAAATTGTCAAAGGGCAGAACGGAGCGGCGAAACGCGAGGAGGAATCCAAGCCAGAGGCCGAGCGAGATGAGGAGGAACCAGAAGGCA acgatgatgatgacgacgacgatgacgacgacgatgatgaggaagacggagagaaaaatgGACAAGATAAG gaagaggatgaagtCGGGAATTTGCAGTTGGCCTGGGAGATGCTGGAGGTGGCGAAAGTCATCTACAAAAG aaaagaaagcaaagaggaGCAACTGATGGCAGCCCAGGCGTATCTGAAACTCGGAGAAGTCAGTGCTGAATCAG GTAACTACCCCCAGGCACTAGAAGACTTCCAGGAGTGTCTCGCCCTGCAGCTGAAGCACTTGCCCGCCCACAGTCGCCTGCTGGCCGAGACCCACTACCACGTCGCCACCACGCTGTGCTACATGGACCAGTACAGCCAGGCCATCCAGCACTACAACAGCTCCATCAAAGTCATCGAGGCCCGTCTGG CCATGTTGCAGAAGGCGATCGAcgcagcagagggagcagatgGTGccgcagcagaggagaagacggagatggaggagctgaagcagcTTCTGCCCGACATcaaggagaaggtggaggacgCCAAGGAGAGCCAGAGAACGGCCAGCGCTGCCTCCCAGGCCATCCAGCAGACACTA GGCGGCGCCTCAACCTCATCAGCATTCCCATGTGAAAACGGAGGCCCTTCATCTTCAACAGCATTTGCAACAGCCAGTCAG ATTCCAGTTAAATCGTCTGGcggcgcctcctcctcctcctcatcttcatcttccaaAGCCGCCTCGGACATCTCCCACCTCGTCAGGAAAAAG AGgaaaccagaggaggagagcccAGTGAAGGACACTGACGCTAAACAGGCGAAACAGGAAGCCACAGTTAATGGCAGCGGTGACTCCAGTGCCAGCAACGGCAATGGAGTCCAGGAGGGAAAATCACAGGAG CCTGCCAACCAGTCGGCCTCTGTCCAGTCTTCAGCGTGA
- the LOC118318317 gene encoding nuclear autoantigenic sperm protein isoform X2, which translates to MPEETSAASSSGSVEEKPCSSSSSSSAAPADSSVDVMEEAKKLIGTGNRHLVMGDVVSAVSVFQDACSMLAAKYGDTADECGEAFFLCGKSLLELARMENSVLGNALDGVPEESEEEEQPNSKIESANNLDEETRDELRRQVYDAMAEQEKTEQADTQVKSEDPKSAAEVTKENGVAKSPVKQVNGSGNATKKNLNGHEKISVQAAAAAVNGAAKTHVNDVGKGKGKDTAMEKIKIVKGQNGAAKREEESKPEAERDEEEPEDDDDDDDDDDDDDEEDGEKNGQDKEEDEVGNLQLAWEMLEVAKVIYKRKESKEEQLMAAQAYLKLGEVSAESGNYPQALEDFQECLALQLKHLPAHSRLLAETHYHVATTLCYMDQYSQAIQHYNSSIKVIEARLAMLQKAIDAAEGADGAAAEEKTEMEELKQLLPDIKEKVEDAKESQRTASAASQAIQQTLGGASTSSAFPCENGGPSSSTAFATASQIPVKSSGGASSSSSSSSSKAASDISHLVRKKRKPEEESPVKDTDAKQAKQEATVNGSGDSSASNGNGVQEGKSQEPANQSASVQSSA; encoded by the exons ATGCCGGAGGAAACGTCCGCCGCGTCCAGCTCCGGGAG TGTGGAGGAGAAGCCGtgctcttcctcatcatcttcatcagctgCACCTGCGGACAG ctCTGTCGACGTCATGGAGGAGGCAAAGAAACTGATTGGCACCGGGAACAGACATCTGGTGATGGGAGACGTTGTCTCAGCTGTCAGTGTTTTCCAGGACGCCTGCAGCATGCT GGCTGCAAAGTACGGCGATACTGCAGATGAGTGTGGCGAGGCCTTTTTCCTTTGTGGGAAGTCCCTACTGGAGCTTGCCAG GATGGAGAACAGCGTCCTCGGTAACGCCCTGGATGGAGTCCCAGAGGagtctgaggaagaggagcagcccAACTCTAAAATTGAGAGTGCCAACAACCTAGACG AAGAAACTAGAGACGAGCTGCGAAGGCAGGTCTATGATGCGATGGCTGAGCAAGAGAAGACCGAGCAGGCGGACACCCAGGTGAAGTCTGAAGATCCAAAGAGCGCCGCCGAGGTGACTAAAGAAAATGGCGTGGCGAAGTCCCCGGTCAAACAAGTGAACGGATCTGGCaacgccacaaaaaaaaacctaaacggGCACGAGAAGATTTCGGTCcaggcggcagcggcggccgTGAATGGAGCCGCGAAGACACACGTGAACGATGtggggaaaggaaagggaaaggacACTGCGATGGAGAAGATAAAAATTGTCAAAGGGCAGAACGGAGCGGCGAAACGCGAGGAGGAATCCAAGCCAGAGGCCGAGCGAGATGAGGAGGAACCAGAAG acgatgatgatgacgacgacgatgacgacgacgatgatgaggaagacggagagaaaaatgGACAAGATAAG gaagaggatgaagtCGGGAATTTGCAGTTGGCCTGGGAGATGCTGGAGGTGGCGAAAGTCATCTACAAAAG aaaagaaagcaaagaggaGCAACTGATGGCAGCCCAGGCGTATCTGAAACTCGGAGAAGTCAGTGCTGAATCAG GTAACTACCCCCAGGCACTAGAAGACTTCCAGGAGTGTCTCGCCCTGCAGCTGAAGCACTTGCCCGCCCACAGTCGCCTGCTGGCCGAGACCCACTACCACGTCGCCACCACGCTGTGCTACATGGACCAGTACAGCCAGGCCATCCAGCACTACAACAGCTCCATCAAAGTCATCGAGGCCCGTCTGG CCATGTTGCAGAAGGCGATCGAcgcagcagagggagcagatgGTGccgcagcagaggagaagacggagatggaggagctgaagcagcTTCTGCCCGACATcaaggagaaggtggaggacgCCAAGGAGAGCCAGAGAACGGCCAGCGCTGCCTCCCAGGCCATCCAGCAGACACTA GGCGGCGCCTCAACCTCATCAGCATTCCCATGTGAAAACGGAGGCCCTTCATCTTCAACAGCATTTGCAACAGCCAGTCAG ATTCCAGTTAAATCGTCTGGcggcgcctcctcctcctcctcatcttcatcttccaaAGCCGCCTCGGACATCTCCCACCTCGTCAGGAAAAAG AGgaaaccagaggaggagagcccAGTGAAGGACACTGACGCTAAACAGGCGAAACAGGAAGCCACAGTTAATGGCAGCGGTGACTCCAGTGCCAGCAACGGCAATGGAGTCCAGGAGGGAAAATCACAGGAG CCTGCCAACCAGTCGGCCTCTGTCCAGTCTTCAGCGTGA
- the LOC118318317 gene encoding nuclear autoantigenic sperm protein isoform X1, which yields MPEETSAASSSGSVEEKPCSSSSSSSAAPADSSVDVMEEAKKLIGTGNRHLVMGDVVSAVSVFQDACSMLAAKYGDTADECGEAFFLCGKSLLELARMENSVLGNALDGVPEESEEEEQPNSKIESANNLDEETRDELRRQVYDAMAEQEKTEQADTQVKSEDPKSAAEVTKENGVAKSPVKQVNGSGNATKKNLNGHEKISVQAAAAAVNGAAKTHVNDVGKGKGKDTAMEKIKIVKGQNGAAKREEESKPEAERDEEEPEGNDDDDDDDDDDDDEEDGEKNGQDKEEDEVGNLQLAWEMLEVAKVIYKRKESKEEQLMAAQAYLKLGEVSAESGNYPQALEDFQECLALQLKHLPAHSRLLAETHYHVATTLCYMDQYSQAIQHYNSSIKVIEARLAMLQKAIDAAEGADGAAAEEKTEMEELKQLLPDIKEKVEDAKESQRTASAASQAIQQTLGGASTSSAFPCENGGPSSSTAFATASQIPVKSSGGASSSSSSSSSKAASDISHLVRKKRKPEEESPVKDTDAKQAKQEATVNGSGDSSASNGNGVQEGKSQEPANQSASVQSSA from the exons ATGCCGGAGGAAACGTCCGCCGCGTCCAGCTCCGGGAG TGTGGAGGAGAAGCCGtgctcttcctcatcatcttcatcagctgCACCTGCGGACAG ctCTGTCGACGTCATGGAGGAGGCAAAGAAACTGATTGGCACCGGGAACAGACATCTGGTGATGGGAGACGTTGTCTCAGCTGTCAGTGTTTTCCAGGACGCCTGCAGCATGCT GGCTGCAAAGTACGGCGATACTGCAGATGAGTGTGGCGAGGCCTTTTTCCTTTGTGGGAAGTCCCTACTGGAGCTTGCCAG GATGGAGAACAGCGTCCTCGGTAACGCCCTGGATGGAGTCCCAGAGGagtctgaggaagaggagcagcccAACTCTAAAATTGAGAGTGCCAACAACCTAGACG AAGAAACTAGAGACGAGCTGCGAAGGCAGGTCTATGATGCGATGGCTGAGCAAGAGAAGACCGAGCAGGCGGACACCCAGGTGAAGTCTGAAGATCCAAAGAGCGCCGCCGAGGTGACTAAAGAAAATGGCGTGGCGAAGTCCCCGGTCAAACAAGTGAACGGATCTGGCaacgccacaaaaaaaaacctaaacggGCACGAGAAGATTTCGGTCcaggcggcagcggcggccgTGAATGGAGCCGCGAAGACACACGTGAACGATGtggggaaaggaaagggaaaggacACTGCGATGGAGAAGATAAAAATTGTCAAAGGGCAGAACGGAGCGGCGAAACGCGAGGAGGAATCCAAGCCAGAGGCCGAGCGAGATGAGGAGGAACCAGAAGGCA acgatgatgatgacgacgacgatgacgacgacgatgatgaggaagacggagagaaaaatgGACAAGATAAG gaagaggatgaagtCGGGAATTTGCAGTTGGCCTGGGAGATGCTGGAGGTGGCGAAAGTCATCTACAAAAG aaaagaaagcaaagaggaGCAACTGATGGCAGCCCAGGCGTATCTGAAACTCGGAGAAGTCAGTGCTGAATCAG GTAACTACCCCCAGGCACTAGAAGACTTCCAGGAGTGTCTCGCCCTGCAGCTGAAGCACTTGCCCGCCCACAGTCGCCTGCTGGCCGAGACCCACTACCACGTCGCCACCACGCTGTGCTACATGGACCAGTACAGCCAGGCCATCCAGCACTACAACAGCTCCATCAAAGTCATCGAGGCCCGTCTGG CCATGTTGCAGAAGGCGATCGAcgcagcagagggagcagatgGTGccgcagcagaggagaagacggagatggaggagctgaagcagcTTCTGCCCGACATcaaggagaaggtggaggacgCCAAGGAGAGCCAGAGAACGGCCAGCGCTGCCTCCCAGGCCATCCAGCAGACACTA GGCGGCGCCTCAACCTCATCAGCATTCCCATGTGAAAACGGAGGCCCTTCATCTTCAACAGCATTTGCAACAGCCAGTCAG ATTCCAGTTAAATCGTCTGGcggcgcctcctcctcctcctcatcttcatcttccaaAGCCGCCTCGGACATCTCCCACCTCGTCAGGAAAAAG AGgaaaccagaggaggagagcccAGTGAAGGACACTGACGCTAAACAGGCGAAACAGGAAGCCACAGTTAATGGCAGCGGTGACTCCAGTGCCAGCAACGGCAATGGAGTCCAGGAGGGAAAATCACAGGAG CCTGCCAACCAGTCGGCCTCTGTCCAGTCTTCAGCGTGA